A single genomic interval of Penicillium psychrofluorescens genome assembly, chromosome: 2 harbors:
- a CDS encoding uncharacterized protein (ID:PFLUO_003296-T1.cds;~source:funannotate) — MVAKWHNAMQQCALLQTRLGIPITFSSDPRNHFTENTGTASRAISLSLWPETLGFAALRDTKLVERFADIARQEYLALGLRTSLHPQVDLATEYRWARICATFGEDADLSGELAEAYIRGFQGDKELGPSSVSTMTKHFPGGGPQMNGEDPHFAYGREQSYLGRKQGYHLKPFEKAIKAGTRQMMPYYGMPVGTDWEEVGFAFNKDVITGLLREKLGFEGIICTDWGLITDATILGQSMPARAWGCEGLSELGRTKKILEAGCDQFGGESRVELVIQLVKDGLVPESRIDQSVVRILREKFLLGLFDNPFVDVEKATRIVGQPQWKAEGEAAQRRAHTLLKNDNDVLPLKVQDCNSKKFYVEGINPATAVARGLRLASAEEADIAILRLRCPYEPRPGGFEAQFHAGSLAYSAEEQVRQATIFSNVPVTIVDVYLDRPAVIPELAIQVTALTVSYGSSEDAFLDVIFGTDGAAPEGQLPFDLPRSMEAVQKSREDVPYDTERPLFKFGHGLRYSRPSGGL, encoded by the coding sequence ATGGTTGCTAAGTGGCACAATGCTATGCAGCAATGTGCTCTGTTACAGACCCGTTTGGGTATCCCAATCACTTTCTCCTCAGATCCCCGGAACCATTTCACAGAGAACACGGGGACTGCGTCCCGTGCCATCTCCTTGAGCTTATGGCCGGAAACCTTGGGTTTCGCTGCTCTACGGGACaccaagctcgtcgagcGGTTTGCCGATATTGCCCGGCAGGAATACCTCGCCTTGGGCCTGCGGAcgtctcttcatccacaaGTTGACCTGGCAACGGAGTATCGCTGGGCCCGGATCTGTGCCACATTTGGTGAAGATGCAGATCTATCAGGAGAGCTCGCCGAGGCTTATATTCGTGGATTTCAAGGCGACAAAGAGCTGGGCCCTTCTAGTGTTTCTACGATGACCAAACATTTCCCTGGCGGGGGCCCACAGATGAATGGAGAGGACCCGCATTTTGCCTATGGCCGCGAGCAAAGCTATCTCGGAAGAAAGCAGGGATATCACCTGAAACCTTTCGAAAAAGCAATCAAGGCCGGCACCCGCCAAATGATGCCCTACTATGGCATGCCGGTGGGCACCGATTGGGAGGAAGTGGGTTTTGCATTTAACAAAGACGTCATAACCGGACTCCTACGAGAAAAGCTCGGTTTCGAAGGAATAATTTGCACCGACTGGGGCCTCATCACAGATGCTACAATCCTTGGCCAGTCTATGCCGGCACGGGCGTGGGGTTGTGAAGGCCTGTCGGAGCTGGGGAGAACGAAGAAGATTCTCGAGGCCGGATGCGACCAATTCGGAGGGGAGTCACGAGTTGAATTGGTCATTCAACTCGTGAAGGATGGTTTGGTCCCAGAAAGTCGGATTGACCAATCTGTCGTGCGCATTCTGCGGGAAAAatttctcctcggcctttttgATAATCCATTCGTTGACGTTGAGAAGGCTACAAGGATCGTTGGGCAACCTCAGTGGAAAGCAGAGGGTGAGGCTGCCCAGAGGAGAGCCCATACACTCCTGAAAAACGACAATGACGTTCTTCCACTGAAAGTACAAGACTGCAACTCTAAGAAATTCTACGTGGAAGGTATTAATCCGGCTACTGCCGTCGCAAGGGGTCTCAGATTAGCTTCGGCCGAGGAAGCAGATATTGCCATCCTTCGACTCCGTTGCCCTTATGAGCCCCGCCCCGGTGGCTTTGAGGCCCAATTCCACGCGGGGTCGCTGGCGTATTCTGCAGAAGAACAAGTCCGACAAGCGACGATCTTTTCCAACGTACCCGTTACTATTGTTGACGTGTATCTTGATCGTCCCGCTGTTATTCCAGAACTTGCCATCCAAGTCACTGCTTTAACAGTGAGCTATGGAAGCAGTGAGGATGCATTTTTAGATGTCATTTTTGGAACTGACGGCGCTGCACCGGAGGGCCAGCTTCCTTTTGACCTCCCCAGATCCATGGAAGCAGTGCAGAAGAGTAGGGAGGACGTCCCTTATGACACTGAACGACCTCTCTTCAAATTTGGACACGGCTTGAGATACAGTCGTCCCTCTGGGGGCTTATAA
- a CDS encoding uncharacterized protein (ID:PFLUO_003297-T1.cds;~source:funannotate) — MSASTRPSVTLAQGQVVGIQLENQTVDSFLGIPYALPPVGDLRFRHAVPVSQSTDTLDGTKYGPAAPGKALLPGGPNLEQSEDCLTANVFRPAGTHDAAKLPVAIYIHGGAFNRGAAAMHNTASMVAWSEEPFVAVSFGYRVGALGFLPSSLSQKEGLLNLGLRDQVLLFQWVHENIGRFGGDPGHVTLFGLSAGAHSIGHHLLNYDEQRPPLFHRVILESGSPTSRAVRPYDAKIHEQQFRDFLREVRCPDDLPELEIFPFLRSLPSKIVTDAQTAVFDRYNTSLRWAFQPVIDGDIISRKPLDAWTSQLWNKVPIMTGFNSNEGTMYVDKKMSQSSDFRKFWHNLLPELSAEDLDTIEKLYPDPSADPTSPYVETRKGQDLGLQYRRIEAAYGHYAYVAPVRQTAQFSSAQGVPVYMYHWALPRTLVGRANHGDNMYYETYNGAITGISESQKELSGFLHAYLTSFITKGDPNAQGGRYAQRPQWKPYTPQAEGVMIFGEDNEELIGGAVAPAAKFVEDDWARPETDFWWSKVKISQLA, encoded by the exons ATGTCTGCTTCGACACGCCCCTCAGTCACCCTGGCCCAAGGCCAGGTAGTGGGCATACAACTTGAAAATCAGACTGTAGACTCCTTCCTGGGAATTCCATATGCCCTTCCCCCCGTGGGAGACTTGCGCTTCAGACACGCTGTTCCGGTTTCTCAATCAACAGACACGCTTGATGGTACCAAATATGGCCCCGCAGCGCCAGGCAAAGCATTGCTTCCAGGCGGTCCAAATCTCGAACAAAGCGAAGACTGCTTGACTGCGAACGTGTTTCGACCTGCCGGGACTCATGACGCAGCAAAACTCCCCGTGGCGATCTATATCCATGGTGGTGCCTTCAATCGCGGCGCGGCTGCCATGCATAATACTGCATCTATGGTGGCATGGTCGGAAGAGCCTTTTGTAGCTGTGAGCTTTGGTTACCGTGTCGGAGCTCTAGGCTTTTTGCCTTCTAGTTTGAGTCAAAAAGAGGGTCTTCTCAACCTCGGCTTACGCGATCAAGTGCTCCTTTTTCAATGGGTGCACGAGAACATTGGCAGATTCGGTGGTGATCCTGGACATGTTACTTTGTTTGGTCTCTCGGCGGGAGCTCACTCG ATTGGTCACCATCTCCTTAACTATGATGAACAGCGCCCGCCCCTGTTTCACCGCGTCATTCTAGAATCCGGATCACCAACCTCTCGAGCAGTTCGTCCCTACGATGCAAAGATTCATGAGCAGCAATTCCGGGACTTTCTACGAGAAGTTCGCTGTCCAGATGATCTACCTGAATTGGAAATATTCCCCTTTCTACGTTCCCTACCAAGCAAGATAGTCACAGACGCTCAGACGGCCGTATTCGACAGATATAATACATCGCTCCGATGGGCTTTCCAGCCTGTGATAGACGGAGACATCATCTCTCGCAAACCTCTGGATGCATGGACTTCGCAGCTATGGAACAAAGTACCTATCATGACCGGCTTCAATAGCAACGAGGGAACGATGTACGTCGATAAGAAAATGTCGCAGTCCTCCGATTTCCGAAAGTTTTGGCACAATTTGCTCCCAGAACTGTCAGCAGAAGACCTAGACACGATTGAGAAATTATATCCCGATCCAAGTGCCGATCCTACGTCGCCGTACGTCGAAACCCGCAAAGGACAAGATCTAGGTCTGCAGTATAGACGCATTGAGGCCGCATACGGTCACTACGCCTATGTGGCTCCTGTTCGCCAGACTGCGCAGTTTTCTTCGGCGCAAGGTGTACCAGTTTACATGTACCACTGGGCATTACCCAGAACACTGGTCGGGCGCGCGAACCATGGCGATAATATGTATTATGAGACATACAACGGCGCAATTACGGGGATATCAGAGTCACAGAAGGAATTGTCCGGATTTCTCCATGCGTATCTGACGAGTTTCATCACCAAAGGCGATCCCAATGCCCAGGGCGGTCGGTACGCTCAACGACCACAGTGGAAGCCTTATACACCGCAGGCGGAGGGCGTGATGATTTTTGGCGAAGACAATGAAGAACTAATTGGGGGTGCGGTAGCTCCGGCTGCTAAGTTTGTAGAGGACGACTGGGCCAGACCGGAGACGGATTTCTGGTGGTCAAAGGTCAAGATTTCGCAGCTTGCGTGA
- a CDS encoding uncharacterized protein (ID:PFLUO_003298-T1.cds;~source:funannotate), translating into MKFTSVAITGAVLGLANASPIVKRAITDADILNYALTLEHLEATFYAEGLKNYTMQDFADAGLNGAAYANLQMIAGDEVTHVEFLTKALTAAGAKPVEQCTYAFPSTDAKSFLALGNVLEGVGVSAYLGAAASIMDDTYLTAAGSILTVEARHSAYLRAALGEAASPDPFDSPLDFNEVYTVASPFIVSCPSSNVMLPVKAFPSLTMTSTAAAMTGSKVQVTVGSGFDMSMNTKDLYAAFVTVTGPVWAPLSFMGNGKFSVTIPAGVAGQSYVVLTKGNSQATDDNIVAGPAIIEIGPMVGSMNDCGNKTTSS; encoded by the exons ATGAAGTTCACCTCTGTCGCTATTACCGGTGCGGTTTTGGGTCTGGCCAACGCCAGCCCTATCGTGAAGCGCGCTATCACGGATG CTGATATCCTCAACTATGCCTTGACCCTGGAGCACCTCGAGGCCACCTTCTACGCGGAGGGTTTGAAGAACTACACTATGCAGGACTTCGCCGATGCTGGCCTGAACGGGGCTGCCTATGCCAACCTGCAGATGATTGCTGGCGATGAGGTAACTCACGTGGAGTTCCTCACCAAGGCTCTTACTG CTGCTGGAGCCAAGCCCGTGGAACAATGCACCTATGCTTTCCCTTCCACCGATGCTAagagcttcctcgcccttggcaaTGTCCTAGAAGGTGTCGGTGTCAGTGCCTACCTCGGTGCCGCTGCTTCTATCATGGACGATACCTACCTAACAGCTGCTGGGAGTATCCTGACCGTCGAGGCCCGCCACAGCGCCTACCTGCGCGCTGCCCTTGGCGAGGCCGCTTCCCCCGACCCATTCGATAGCCCATTGGACTTCAACGAAGTCTACACTGTGGCCTCACCTTTCATCGTGTCGTGCCCATCGAGCAACGTGATGCTCCCTGTCAAAGCATTCCCGTCTCTGACCATGACCTCTACGGCCGCTGCTATGACTGGCTCAAAGGTCCAGGTAACGGTGGGCTCTGGCTTTGATATGTCTATGAACACCAAGGATCTCTATGCCGCTTTCGTCACCGTCACTGGCCCCGTTTGGGCTCCTCTGTCCTTCATGGGCAACGGCAAATTCTCCGTGACTATTCCTGCGGGTGTCGCTGGTCAGAGCTACGTTGTCCTCACTAAGGGCAACTCTCAGGCCACTGACGACAATATCGTTGCCGGtcccgccatcatcgag ATTGGCCCTATGGTTGGCAGCATGAACGACTGTGGTAACAAGACTACCTCGTCCTAA
- a CDS encoding uncharacterized protein (ID:PFLUO_003299-T1.cds;~source:funannotate) produces the protein MKVTNIALIGAMLGMGQASPVATRAAITDADILNYALTLEHLEATFYEEGLKNYTHGDFLRAGFKDPFYANLQEVASDEKTHVAFLTKALSAAGASPVKRCTYSFPSNDVKSFIALASVLEGVGVSAYLGAAASIANKDYLTAAGSILTVEARHSSYLRAAIGEVPFPQPFDDPLDFDEVYTVASPFITSCPSSNGKLPVKAFPSLTLTSTYPIVSGAQVRLEAGSGFDDSNQSDLYAAFITVTGPIWTPLKFVGHSTFIVTIPKGVAGQSYVVITKGNSKVTDDNIVAGPAIVEVLSR, from the exons ATGAAGGTCACCAACATTGCCCTGATTGGTGCGATGCTCGGTATGGGGCAGGCTAGCCCTGTTGCCACCCGTGCAGCCATCACCGACG CCGATATCCTCAACTATGCCTTGACGCTCGAGCACCTCGAGGCCACCTTCTACGAGGAGGGTCTCAAGAACTACACCCATGGAGATTTCTTGAGAGCCGGGTTCAAAGATCCGTTCTACGCCAACTTGCAGGAGGTTGCTTCGGATGAGAAGACCCACGTGGCTTTCCTCACGAAGGCTCTTAGTG CTGCTGGTGCTTCTCCCGTTAAACGTTGCACCTACTCTTTTCCCTCTAACGATGTGAAGAGCTTCATAGCCCTTGCCAGCGTCCTCGAAG GTGTCGGTGTTAGTGCTTATCTCGGTGCTGCCGCTTCTATTGCCAATAAAGATTATCTTACCGCCGCTGGGAGCATTTTGACCGTTGAGGCCCGCCATAGCTCCTACTTGCGCGCCGCGATCGGTGAAGTTCCTTTCCCCCAGCCTTTCGACGACCCTCTCGACTTTGACGAGGTGTACACCGTTGCGTCGCCCTTCATTACTTCATGCCCCTCTAGCAACGGAAAGCTCCCAGTGAAGGCATTCCCTTCGCTGACATTGACCTCAACCTACCCTATCGTTAGCGGCGCCCAAGTCCGCCTAGAGGCAGGCAGCGGCTTCGACGATTCCAACCAGAGCGATCTATACGCTGCTTTCATCACTGTTACTGGACCTATCTGGACTCCCCTCAAATTCGTGGGTCATAGCACGTTCATCGTTACTATCCCCAAGGGTGTTGCGGGCCAGAGCTACGTGGTCATCACCAAGGGCAACAGCAAGGTGACCGACGATAATATCGTTGCTGGCCCCGCCATTGTCGAGGTATTGTCGAGGTAA
- a CDS encoding uncharacterized protein (ID:PFLUO_003300-T1.cds;~source:funannotate): protein MPALLDEAERIAREFEYPADQVQRGVDEYINQSNEGLAKENTTLSQIPTFVTAVPNGTEKGLYLAVDLGGTNFRVCSVQLHGDTTFNLTQSKIMIPRELMASGTSKDLFLFLARQIEAFLRIHHNEHFEAHLRRPGDATNKENMFDLGFTFSFPVRQLGINSGTLIRWTKGFNIPDAVGHDVCALLQSAIDELYLPVRVAALVNDTVGTLMARSYTSPGETGTFLGAIFGTGTNGAYVEKLDKITKLQTMEGAHYDTSTGEMVINAEWGSFDNHLSVLPSTVFDRELDADSNNPGVQMFEKRVSGMFLGEILRRALLAMHQDPALGLFKPSKTSKVICPENSGLYRQWGLDTSLLSLVEADKSPHMAEMKTAMYDHLKIENLSDVECKAVKILVHAIGKRAARLSAVPLAAILIHSGKLQTENMVDVGVDGSLVEFYPNFDGYIREALRSVSKVGEAGEKKVRIGISKDGSGVGAALIALVASKDETLKSASEK from the exons atgcctgCACTGCTAGACGAGGCGGAGCGCATTGCGCGGGAATTCGAGTACCCCGCGGACCAGGTGCAgcgcggcgtcgacgagTACATCAACCAAAGCAACGAGGGCCTAGCCAAGGAGAACACCACCCTGTCGCAGATCCCCACCTTCGTGACGGCGGTTCCCAATGGCACCGAAAAG GGCCTCTATCTCGCCgtcgacctcggcggcaCCAACTTCCGCGTCTGCTCCGTCCAACTACACGGCGACACCACCTTCAATCTGACGCAGTCCAAAATCATGATCCCGCGCGAACTCATGGCCTCCGGCACCTCCAAAgacctcttcctcttcctggccCGCCAGATCGAGGCCTTCTTGCGCATTCACCACAACGAGCACTTCGAGGCCCACCTACGCCGCCCCGGCGATGCAACCAATAAAGAGAACATGTTCGATCTCGGCTTTACCTTTAGTTTTCCCGTGCGCCAGCTGGGTATTAACAGCGGCACCTTGATCCGGTGGACCAAGGGCTTTAATATCCCCGACGCGGTGGGACATGATGTATGCGCACTGCTGCAGTCCGCGATTGATGAGCTGTATCTGCCGGTGCGGGTGGCGGCGCTAGTGAACGATACAGTTGGCACGCTGATGGCGCGCTCGTACACGTCTCCCGGCGAGACGGGGACTTTTCTGGGCGCCATTTTCGGGACTGGCACCAACGGCGCATACGTCGAGAAACTGGACAAGATCACCAAGCTCCAGACCATGGAGGGCGCGCACTACGATACATCGACGGGCGAGATGGTCATCAACGCTGAATGGGGCAGCTTCGATAACCACCTCAGTGTCCTGCCTAGCACCGTATTCGACCGTGAGCTTGACGCAGACAGCAATAACCCGGGCGTGCAGATGTTCGAAAAGCGCGTTTCGGGCATGTTCCTCGGCGAGATCCTGCGGCGCGCATTGCTCGCTATGCACCAGGACCCCGCGCTGGGTCTGTTCAAGCCCAGCAAAACCTCCAAGGTTATCTGCCCCGAGAACTCGGGCCTGTACCGACAGTGGGGTCTGGATACCAGTCTGTTGAGTCTGGTTGAGGCTGATAAAAGTCCCCACATGGCAGAGATGAAGACTGCCATGTACGACCACCTGAAGATCGAGAACCTGAGCGATGTCGAGTGCAAAGCTGTCAAGATCCTGGTGCATGCCATCGGCAAGCGTGCCGCGCGACTCAGCGCCGTCCCGCTGGCTGCTATCCTCATCCACTCCGGAAAGCTCCAGACCGAGAACATGGTCGATGTGGGTGTCGACGGCAGCTTGGTGGAATTCTACCCCAACTTCGACGGATACATACGCGAGGCCCTGCGGAGTGTTTCCAAGGTCGGCGAGGCAGGCGAAAAGAAGGTCCGCATCGGTATCTCCAAGGATGGCAGCGGAGTCGGTGCTGCGCTGATCGCCTTGGTGGCGAGCAAAGATGAGACCCTAAAGAGTGCCTCGGAGAAATGA
- a CDS encoding uncharacterized protein (ID:PFLUO_003301-T1.cds;~source:funannotate), with the protein MSDFLAPAPEPETPLGRYRILSPSAGIRVSPLQLGGMSIGDAWNGFMGTMSKEQSFKLLDSFVAAGGNFIDTANNYQDEQSETWLGEWMTARKNRDNLVIATKFTTDYRAHALGKGKAANFSGNHKRSMIVSVRDSLRKLQTEFIDVLYLHWWDHSTSIEEIMDALHILVEQGKVLYLGISDSPAWVVSAANTYARAHGKTPFSVYQGRWNVMRRDFERDILPMARHFGMALAPWDVLGSGKFQSAKALEARKKEGEGLRTMLGGSEQTEEEQRMSEALARVAAEHGIESVTAVALAYVLCKAPNVFPIVGGRKVEHLQDNIQALSIRLTKKQIEDLESVVPLDVGFPNNFIGPDPKATGGPQPFMSAMAGRIDFVTSAQAIGYEPGK; encoded by the coding sequence atgaGCGACTTCTTGGCCCCTGCCCCGGAGCCGGAAACCCCGCTGGGCCGGTATCGCATcctctccccctccgccgGAATCCGCGTGTCCCCCCTGCAGCTAGGTGGGATGTCCATCGGCGATGCCTGGAACGGATTCATGGGCACCATGAGCAAGGAACAATCCTTCAAGCTACTAGACTCCTTCGTCGCCGCGGGTGGCAACTTCATCGACACTGCGAACAACTACCAAGACGAGCAGAGCGAGACCTGGCTGGGCGAGTGGATGACCGCTCGCAAGAACCGTGACAACCTGGTCATCGCGACCAAATTCACGACCGACTACCGCGCCCACGCGCTGGGCAAGGGCAAAGCCGCCAATTTCAGCGGCAACCACAAGCGCAGCATGATTGTCAGCGTGCGGGACTCGCTCCGCAAACTCCAGACAGAGTTCATTGATGTCCTCTACCTGCACTGGTGGGACCACTCGACCTCCATCGAAGAAATCATGGACGCCCTgcacatcctcgtcgagcaGGGCAAGGTGCTCTATCTAGGTATCTCAGATTCACCAGCATGGGTCGTGTCCGCGGCCAACACGTACGCGCGCGCACACGGCAAAACACCATTCAGCGTCTACCAGGGACGCTGGAACGTGATGCGCCGGGACTTTGAGCGGGACATCCTGCCTATGGCGCGGCATTTCGGAATGGCGCTTGCGCCGTGGGACGTGTTGGGGAGCGGCAAGTTCCAGAGCGCGAAGGCGCTAGAGgcgcgcaagaaggagggcgAGGGATTGCGGACCATGTTGGGGGGTAGCGAgcagacggaggaggagcagcggATGTCCGAAGCGTTGGCGCGCGTTGCGGCGGAGCACGGTATTGAGTCTGTGACTGCGGTCGCGCTGGCCTATGTGCTTTGCAAGGCGCCGAATGTGTTTCCCATTGTTGGTGGGCGCAAGGTCGAGCATCTGCAAGATAATATCCAGGCGTTGTCGATTCGTTtgacgaagaagcagatcgaggatctggagtCGGTGGTTCCTTTGGATGTAGGGTTTCCGAATAACTTTATCGGGCCCGATCCCAAGGCCACGGGGGGTCCGCAGCCATTCATGTCTGCCATGGCGGGTCGTATTGATTTCGTGACATCGGCGCAGGCGATTGGGTATGAGCCGGGGAAATAG